A window of the Lactuca sativa cultivar Salinas chromosome 5, Lsat_Salinas_v11, whole genome shotgun sequence genome harbors these coding sequences:
- the LOC111877001 gene encoding G-type lectin S-receptor-like serine/threonine-protein kinase At1g67520: protein MGSWSLPASSQVHVAVVSQTLSFLFFLFFSNGALGVTVTFVNDCGFTIWPAIISLQSFNETGFELTKGSSRSFQVPTVWTGLMWGRTGCNFNSSGKWSCATGDCGTNGTNVMECNPYQQITPATVAELSINQTQTHSQDLYDVSIAEGYNLPILVEPTSGSGSGSNLSSCAKTGCVEDLNKRCPKELSFAGGEACMSACRAFASPEYCCSDSFSSPSSCKPTSYDQLFRSACPRSDIYSTRSDQKSTIYTCNGADYSIRFCAAADSFSTIKLGGQLKSTDQLVSMHGNFTLGFFGEDYSYLGIWYTSDVQSTKVWVANPNTPIISSSGAHTLSISTKTGDLIITAGGTTLMRITDVKIGPNANVTATLEDNGNFRLINQVEKRVLWQSFDHPTNVLLPGMKLGYDMATGQNWTLTSWLSNENPKSGPFTLSWEPTQKGSQRLMIRRRGRPYWTSGNLNNQIFQYMFSLNGPSSQSTYNLTSVYNNKARYFSYDGNIAALPMWILTPKGQIRDINNATAWSPEFCYGYDSGNGCMESSLSQCRTENDNFSKKNGDFALDMTKGATDGNSSLSINDCFVKCWNDCNCVGFSSSTINGSGCVIWTGINSFLVNPHDNSTSKYVISQNLGNRNTGNKTQKSKNWIWISISVSITLVFLCFGALWYIKKRKRRQKEYKRRKRDEYFVELTTSESFKDVHRLEPDGVKGNDLLLFSFASIMAATNDFSIENKLGQGGFGLVYKGKLSDGREIAIKRLSRTSSQGFVEFKNELVLIAKLQHTNLVRVLGCCIHGEEKMLIYEYMPNKSLDFFVFDENRKAELDWPKRFIIIEGIAQGLLYLHKYSRMKVIHRDLKANNILLDESMNPKISDFGMARICEQNQTESMTNRVVGTYGYMSPEYAMRGVFSIKSDIFSFGVLILEIISGRRNSSLFHLDETFSLIGYAWVLWQQGDSLELKDPSLGNTCDEQQFLRSVHVALLCVQENAIDRPTTSEMISMLLNDSISLPSPNRPTFLIGGGDSKSTSYETKAEDFSVNNVTISVVGGR from the exons ATGGGTTCTTGGTCGTTGCCAGCATCTTCACAAGTTCATGTGGCAGTGGTTTCTCAAACTCTGAGCTTTCTCTTTTTCCTCTTCTTTTCTAATG GAGCCTTGGGAGTTACTGTTACTTTTGTAAACGACTGTGGGTTCACTATTTGGCCTGCAATCATTAGCCTTCAGAGTTTTAATGAAACCGGATTCGAGCTCACAAAGGGAAGTTCACGCTCTTTTCAAGTTCCGACTGTCTGGACTGGTCTTATGTGGGGTCGGACGGGTTGCAACTTCAATAGTTCAGGTAAATGGTCGTGTGCCACAGGTGACTGCGGCACCAATGGCACCAATGTAATGGAGTGTAATCCATATCAACAAATAACACCTGCCACTGTTGCTGAGTTAAGCATCAATCAAACCCAAACCCACAGCCAGGATTTGTATGATGTTAGCATTGCCGAGGGCTACAATTTGCCAATACTTGTGGAGCCCACATCCGGTTCAGGTTCGGGTTCCAATTTAAGTAGTTGTGCGAAGACAGGTTGTGTTGAAGACTTGAATAAGCGGTGTCCAAAGGAACTAAGTTTTGCTGGTGGAGAGGCGTGTATGAGTGCTTGTAGAGCTTTTGCCTCTCCAGAGTATTGTTGCAGTGACTCGTTCTCGTCACCCTCATCTTGCAAGCCAACATCATATGATCAGTTGTTTAGATCAGCCTGCCCAAGATCTGATATATACAGTACCAGGTCCGATCAAAAGtctactatatatacatgtaatgGTGCCGATTACTCTATCAGATTTTGTGCTGCTGCAGATTCATTTTCAACAATCAAACTTGGGGGCCAACTGAAGTCCACAGACCAGCTTGTTTCCATGCATGGAAATTTCACATTAGGGTTCTTCGGTGAAGATTACAGTTACTTGGGAATTTGGTACACAAGCGATGTTCAATCCACGAAAGTGTGGGTAGCGAATCCAAATACACCGATCATATCCAGCTCAGGCGCTCATACCCTATCAATCAGTACCAAAACCGGAGACTTGATTATTACTGCAGGAGGGACAACTCTAATGAGAATCACCGATGTTAAAATTGGTCCAAACGCAAATGTGACTGCAACCCTCGAAGATAATGGTAATTTTCGGCTGATTAACCAAGTTGAAAAAAGAGTTTTGTGGCAGAGTTTTGATCACCCAACCAATGTACTTTTACCTGGCATGAAGCTTGGGTATGACATGGCAACAGGCCAAAATTGGACTTTGACTTCTTGGTTGAgtaatgaaaaccctaaatctggacCTTTTACTCTGAGTTGGGAACCCACTCAAAAAGGATCCCAGAGATTAATGATTCGACGACGAGGACGACCCTACTGGACTAGTGGGAATCTAAACAACCAAATATTTCAATATATGTTTTCATTGAATGGCCCAAGTAGTCAATCCACGTATAATCTCACATCTGTATACAACAATAAAGCAAGATACTTTAGCTATGATGGTAATATTGCTGCTTTACCCATGTGGATTTTAACACCAAAAGGCCAAATTAGAGATATTAATAATGCTACTGCTTGGAGCCCTGAGTTTTGTTATGGATATGATTCTGGTAATGGTTGCATGGAGTCGAGTTTGTCTCAGTGCAGGACAGAGAACGATAATTTTAGTAAAAAGAATGGGGATTTTGCTCTGGATATGACAAAAGGTGCAACTGATGGGAATTCAAGCTTAAGCATTAACGATTGTTTTGTTAAATGCTGGAATGATTGCAATTGTGTGGGGTTTAGTAGCAGTACTATCAATGGAAGTGGTTGTGTAATTTGGACTGGTATCAATAGTTTTTTGGTTAATCCTCATGATAACTCTACATCAAAGTATGTGATCAGCCAAAATCTAGGCAATCGAAATACAG GAAACAAAACACAAAAGAGCAAGAATTGGATATGGATATCCATTAGTGTTTCCATCACTCTTGTTTTCCTTTGTTTTGGGGCTTTATGGTATATAAAGAAGAGGAAGCGTAGACAAAAAG AATACAAAAGACGGAAAAGAGATGAATATTTCGTGGAGCTGACCACTTCTGAAAGCTTCAAGGATGTACATCGGCTTGAACCGGATGGCGTGAAAGGAAATGATTTGTTGTTATTTAGCTTTGCCTCTATCATGGCTGCCACCAATGATTTCTCGATTGAAAATAAGCTCGGACAAGGTGGTTTTGGACTTGTTTACAAA GGAAAACTAAGTGATGGGCGAGAAATTGCAATCAAAAGGCTTTCAAGAACATCAAGTCAAGGGTTTGTGGAATTTAAGAATGAACTAGTGCTCATAGCTAAACTTCAGCATACAAATCTTGTTCGAGTTCTTGGTTGTTGCATTCACGGAGAAGAAAAgatgttaatatatgaatatatGCCCAACAAAAGTTTAGATTTCTTCGTATTTG ATGAAAACAGAAAGGCAGAGTTGGATTGGCCTAAACGATTTATCATCATTGAAGGAATTGCTCAAGGGTTGTTGTACTTGCATAAGTACTCaagaatgaaagttattcatAGGGATCTAAAAGCTAATAACATTCTTTTAGATGAGAGTATGAACCCCAAGATATCTGATTTTGGAATGGCAAGAATATGCGAGCAGAACCAGACCGAGTCAATGACTAACAGGGTGGTTGGAACATA TGGTTATATGTCTCCTGAGTATGCAATGAGGGGGGTTTTCTCAATCAAGTCCGATATCTTCAGCTTTGGAGTCTTGATCCTGGAAATCATCAGTGGAAGAAGAAATAGTAGCCTCTTTCATCTTGATGAGACATTCAGTCTTATTGGATAT GCATGGGTGCTATGGCAACAAGGGGATTCGTTGGAATTGAAGGATCCGTCACTTGGAAATACTTGTGATGAACAACAATTCTTGAGGAGTGTTCATGTTGCCCTTCTATGTGTACAAGAGAATGCAATAGATAGGCCAACAACATCCGAGATGATCTCCATGCTTCTTAATGATTCCATATCATTACCCTCTCCAAACAGACCAACATTTCTGATAGGTGGAGGAGACTCAAAGTCAACTTCATATGAAACCAAAGCAGAAGATTTCTCTGTGAATAATGTGACCATCTCTGTTGTTGGGGGTCGATAG